In Vicia villosa cultivar HV-30 ecotype Madison, WI linkage group LG7, Vvil1.0, whole genome shotgun sequence, the DNA window TGCCTGTCAcaagtgaaaataattttttaggaCATTTATCATGTAACACACATTATCATAAGAATTTTTTATCCATATCAAATAAATTAACATGTAAATAACTTACTGAAATCAAACCAGTTGAACTCCATAGTGCAATCACACCAGCTACAATCAATGTACTCACAGCATATTTATCATCAACTTTGTCCCACTATACATATGCACCCAACAAaatcatataataattttaactaacattgaaaaaatatttgtatatcaAAAAAACATAGGAGAGTCTTACGGTTTGTTGAAGAGACTTAACAAACTCAGGTAGCTCAGTTGAGTCAACATCTGCTGGTGCATCACCAGTGGCCATTACCATAACATCACGACCAATCTTTCTATCTGAAAAACATTGATGAAACTGAAATTAATTTACTATAGTCACAAATTCATAATACCAAcagttataaaaataaataacttacAATGAGAATTTGTCTTCACTGCATGATTCTGAGACAACAAAGGGAGTGATGGAAGAGAGGTTAGTCTCATACATTGTGGAGAAGAAGGTGATGATTGAAAAGGAGCTTTGCAATCAAAAAGGTTAGTAGTGAGAGAAGAAGATGAGATTAAGGCCAttgtaattaattaatcaacactttttcaaggtgtataattttatttttctatgaaAATTTGAGTCCACTAAGTTGTTGATATGTTTGTAATGTATTTGTTTCAGTTGTGTTTGATGATTTGCAAAGTGGTTGTGGAGAGATCTTGTTCCTACAGATTGAAGTGAAGCAGAACcacttatttatttttcatttggataatgttttgatattattattttgataGATAGTGGGATCATATGGGTTAAGGATAGGGGTTTTATGGTATTTTATGGGATAGGAGGATCTTGGTTGGATATTGGAATAAAAATGTACTAATACATTATgctcatattttatttttcaaaaggcaaaaa includes these proteins:
- the LOC131618243 gene encoding protein CURVATURE THYLAKOID 1B, chloroplastic-like, whose translation is MALISSSSLTTNLFDCKAPFQSSPSSPQCMRLTSLPSLPLLSQNHAVKTNSHYRKIGRDVMVMATGDAPADVDSTELPEFVKSLQQTWDKVDDKYAVSTLIVAGVIALWSSTGLISAIDRLPLIPGVLELVGIGYSGWFAYKNLVFKPEREELVQKVKETVNEIIGSK